From the genome of bacterium:
CTGCACGACCCGGGAAATTTTTTCCGGAGCTACGGAAAAATCGATATCAAAGGTGCCCGTGTCATGAAAGGAGGAAACACCGGCGGAAATATCGTAGACCAGCCCCTGCCGCTCACGGATGTTCCACTGGAGGCGGGAGGAATTGCCGTAGTCCATGATTCTCTGGAGAAGCAGTATGGCGTAGTAATCCGGCGAGTTATACGATACGGCCCGAAAGCATACCTGAACATTGGCCTGGCTGCCGGAATTATTCTTGAACAGAACCTGGGCAGCTTTCTGACAGGACGGTTGAGGGGGAATCTGGACTTCCCGTCCTTTCGGAAGCTCGGAAAAATGCTTACCGGCACAGGTTAGAACCTGCTCGTGTTTGATTTTTCCGGCAACACAAAGGACCATGTTCGAGGCTGTATAATGGGTTTCAAAATATGTCCGGACTTCCTCTTCGGTAAAGCCGAGAACATTCTCTTTGGTGCCAAGGGTCGGGAACCCCAGACTGCCTTCCGGCCAGAGCAGCCTGGAGGAGAGGTTATCGATGTCGATATCCTCTCCCTTTTCATTGGTTTCATTCAGGATTTCTTCCAGGATGATTTGCTTTTCCGTCTCCATGTCGGCAAACCTGGGGGAGATAAACAGCTCGGAAAACAGCGCCATGCCCCTGGCGAAATAGCGGGGATGCAGGCTCAGCCAGTAGCAGGTGTCTTCAACCCCGGTTACGGCGTTGATATCTCCGCCCAGAGATTCAAAGCGCTTGTGCAACTGGTAGGAACTGGGCATATTCCTGGTGCCCCGAAACAGCATATGTTCGAGGAAGTGAGAGATACCGTTATTGCCTGCAGTTTCAAACCGTGTGCCTGCTCTGACATACAGACTGATTTCCACGGAATGAAGGTGGGGCATCTCCACGGTAATAACCCGAAGGCCGTTATTCAATACTGACTTGGTGCAGGTAAGCGAGAGGTTTTCCTTCAAAGAGATTGACCTTCAACACCCGAGCGGTGAGCTACAATTTTTGCGAAACAATCCTGGGCTCCCGATCGTCTCCCTGATACTGGCGGTAAAAGCAGGTCCGGTATCCGGTGTGGCAGGCCGGACCGTTCTGTCTGACTTTTATCAGCAGGGTATCCGCATCACAATCATACAGGATTTCCTGAACTTCCTGAATATGTCCGGAGGTTTCTCCCTTTTTCCACAGACAATTCCTCGACCGGCTCCAAAAGTGAGTAATGCCGGTTTCAATCGTCAACTGTAGCGATTCGGCATTCATATAGGCAAGCATCAGGATTTCCTTGTCGTTGACATCCTGAATAATTGCCGGAATCAGTCCATCCGGGCCAAACTTTAACTCCTTAACTAAATTCGTCATACCTTTTCCTCTGGCTATCTAAGTAATCATTCTTACTGTCCGGCTTACTGTCCGGATATTCATTTTTGGGCTCAAGCCCATACATTTTCAACTTCTGGTACAGGAGACTGCGATCGATTTTCAGGATCTTGGCACTTTTGGAGATATTACCCCGATTTGCCTGCAGGGTCTGGGTGATTAAATATTTTTCAAATTCCTGCTTGGCTTCCCGTAAAGAGGGTTGATTTTTCTCCCTGAGAGAGATCGGAATATCAAGAGCTGTAATGATGTTGCCAGGGACCATGATCACCAGTCTCTCGATCAGGTTTTTTAATTCTCTTACATTGCCGGGCCAATCGTAGCGGCATAAAAGATCCATGGCTTCGGCGGTGACTTTTTTCAACTTGCGCCCGTTTTCAGCACAAAATTCCTTTAAAAAGTGATCGACCAGATGCGGGATATCCTCTTTTCGCTCCTTCAGGCTCGGAACCTTGATGGGGATAACACTCAGCCGGTAATACAGGTCCTCCCGGAAATTTCCCTGCTCGATTTCATCTTTTAAGTTTTTATTCGAGGCAGCAATGACGCGCACGTCAACTTTAATCGGCTCCCCCCCCCCGACGCGCTGCACTGCTTCCTCCTCCAGAACCCGCAGCAGCTTGGCCTGGGTTTTGAGGCTCATATCGCCTACTTCATCCAGAAACAGTGTCCCGCTGTCGGCCAATTCGAATTTCCCCTGCCTGCGGGCTGTTGCTCCGGTAAAAGCTCCCTTTTCGTGCCCGAACAGCTCGCTCTCGATAAGGTCTTCAGGGATGGCCGCACAGTTCACCCCGATAAACGGATTATCCCTTCTCCTGCTTTTTTCGTGGATTTCCCGGGCAATTAATTCTTTTCCCGTGCCGTTTTCCCCATAGATTAAAACCCGGCCATTCGTCGGGGCAGCGATTTGGACCTGCTTTCTCAATTCATTCAGCGCCCTGCTCTGGCCGATAATTTCATATTTTTTGTTGATCCGCATTCGTAAGTTTTTATTTTCCGCTTCCAGCCGCCGCTGGTCCAGTGCATGTTTCACGATCAATACGGTTTTTTCCAGGGAAAGCGGCTTTTCGATAAAGTCGAAGGCCCCCATTTTAATGGCCCTGACTGCCGTTTCAATCGTGCCATGACCTGAAATCATGATCACCGGAATATCCGGATTTGTCTCCCGTACCCGGTGTAAAAGCTCCATGCCGTCGATTTTGGGCATCCAGATATCGGACAGGATCAGGTCAGGGGGAGAATCACTCTGGATTTTTGCAAGACCTGCCTCACCATCTTCAGCCAGAGAGACTTCATATCCCTCGTCGGTCAGGATACCGGCCAGTGAGGAGCGGATGCGGCCTTCATCATCGATAACCAGAATATGGGCACAGGGCATGCGATGCATCACCACCTTATTTCATCCCGGCCGAAATATTTTCGTATTCCGAGCCTCCGGCGGCGTTTCCTGAACAGAAAGATAAGCGCCATTCCCATGATAAAGCCGCCGATATGGGCAAACCAGGCAACCCCACCGGATATCGAATGGGAGGTCAGGCTGAAGGCTCCGCTGAGGAACTGAACAACGATCCAGAAAGTCAGCAGGAGGCTGGCGGGAAGCCGGACTGTTTCAATCAGGAATCCGAAAAAAACCAGGGTCATCACTCTTGCCTGGGGATACAGCAGCAGATAAGCCCCTAAAACGCCGGATATGGCTCCGCTGGCCCCGATCATGGGGATGGTTGAACTCGGGGAAACCATGACCTGGGTGATTGCCGCCGCAGTTCCGCACAGAAGATAAAAGACGGCAAACCGGACATGCCCCATCGCGTCTTCCACATTATCGCCAAAAATCCACAGATACAGCATATTTCCCAGAAGATGAGCCAGCCCTCCGTGGAGAAACATGGATGTCACAATCGTAAAGGGCAAGGGAACAGGAGCCAATGGAGGGAGGTCCGTAAAATGACTCAGCTCATAAGGGATGATGCCAAGGATTTTGATAAGCCGATCGCCGTATGCTCCCAGAAGAAGCTGATAAACAAAAACCACGCAGTTCAAACCGATAATGGTCACGGTAACTACCGGAAAGCTATCGCTTGGAATATCATCCTTCAGGGGAATCAACCGGCTTGCTCCTTGCTACTTATACTGCCACGTTATTCGCCGCCTCTCATTTCTTTTTCCAAAAATGCCTTCAAGGTATTATAGATAAATTCCCCCTGCTTCAGTGCATCGCCTGCTTCATCCGGCCCGTACACCTTGGATGGAACCCACAAGGGAAGGTCCCCGCGCTGGTAGAGTGGAAATCTGGTTCTGGCTCCGTGCTTTTCCAAAATCAAAGCTGCTTTTTGGATTTCATCGATATTATCGATTTCATTCCTGAATACAGCTACAAACAGCGTTGAAGTTTTGTGATCACGGGTAAAAATTTCGCGGAGGGCTAAACAGGCCTTGGTTATTTTCTCCACACACTCCTGGGAAAAATGAATTGTACGGCTGTAGAGCCCGTTGATGTTGGTCAGCCGTGCAGTTTCAATATCTACGGTGCTTTCAGTCAAATATGCCTCGGCTATATCCTTTGGATCGTGCACGTATTCTCTCCTTTCTTCTTATACCCCACACACAATAACTGTGTCTTACATGGCCTCAAAAGCTCATTACCAGCCCTCTATCCTGCTTCTGCAATATACAAAATAAAATAAAAAAAGTCAACGGTTTAGGTGATATTCCAGCCCTTTTGGCCGGAAAAAGTCCAATTTCCTCACTTGATCTTTTTTCTGTCGTTCTGTTCCCTGAGTAACCTTTGCGTAAACGGGGAATCGGGGTACTGACCTGTCAGTGTCTTTTCAGCTTCCTTTTCCAGCTCTCTCTTGCCGCTCTTTTCAGCGGCCCTGGCCAGATAGTAGAATACCTCATCCTTGCGGCTGAACTGAGGATAACTATTCAGAACTTCCTGGAGCCGGGCAATAGCCACCTCATACGACTTGCTCTTAAGGTAAAATCTGGCTATGTACAGCTCGTTACCTCCGAGACGGTCTTTGCAGATTCGATATTTCTCTCTGGCTTCAGCGACCAACGGACTTTTCGGATATTGGGCTAAAAATGTTTCAAAAGCCGAGCAGGCTTTCTGCGTCTCTTCCTGGTCCCGGTCCTCCGGCAGCATTTGCAGAAAGTGACACATCCCGATCCGATACTGAGCCCAGTCCGAAAGTTTTCCCAGGGGGTAAAACTCAAGGATTTTCTGGTATTCCAGGACAGCCTCATCGTAAGCACCTTCTTCATAATAGGTATTGGCGATCCCCACTCTGGCCAGCGAAAGATACCGGCTTTCAGGGTAGAGGACTTCTATGTCCTGGAAATCTTGCCGGGCTTCCAGGTACTTTTTCTTTTCAAAGAGATTCATTCCCCCCTGATACAGCTCGAAATCCGAACGCACCCGCTCCTGCTTGGTGCATCCCCAATAGCCCGCACAGCACAAAACCAGTGCCACGAGGATCAGCCATTTCCTGAAGGCAGTTGCAAACTTATTCATCATCTATCTTCCATCTTCTCTTTCCGCATTCGGACAAAAAAGAGGGAATGACCGTTCGATGAGCCAATCCCTCTTTGATGATCTATCCCGGCTTCCCTTATTAAAGGCAGGGAATGCAGGGCATATTCGGCTTCAGACTGCAGCCGGTTATGGGTAAAAGCAAGAGCACCAGTGCAGTCGCCAACAATACATAGTAATACTTTCGACTCATTTCCCCATCCCCCTTTGATTTCTGATATCACCCTGTTTCATGAGGTCTATTTGTCGATCACCGGCAATTCATCGAGGGCCTGGCGGATTTTCTCTTCAGGATATTCATAATCCTGGAGCTGGCTGGCCAGGTAGCTGTCGTATGAGGCTAAATCAAAATGCCCGTGACCGCTCAGGGAAAATACGATTACCTTTTCCTCACCTGACTGTCGGCACTTTTCCGCCTCATCGATCACGCACCGGATAGCATGGGCTGATTCCGGAGCAGGAATGATCCCCTCGGTCCGGGCAAAGGTCAGGGCGCTTTCAAAGATTGCCGTTTGCTTGCAGCCTACAGCTTCGATAATTCCGTCATGGAGGAGATTACTGACAATGGGAGATGCCCCATGATACCGGAGCCCGCCAGCATGAATTCCCGGCGGGACAAAGGTGTGGCCCAGGGTAAACATCTTGAGAAGGGGGGTAAGATGAGCGGTATCCCCGAAATCATACCGGAATTCCCCCCGGGTGAGCGAGGGGCAGGCGGTCGGCTCAACGGCGATGATCCGCAGATTCCGGCCACTGATCTTCTCCCTGACATAGGGAAGGGCCAGCCCGGCGAAATTGCTCCCACCGCCGCAGCAGCCGATCAGAATGTCCGGCTCAAGGCCGATCTTCTTGAACTGCTGCTGAGTCTCCAGGCCGATAATAGTCTGGTGGAGCAGCACATGATTCAGGACGCTTCCCAGGGCATACTTGGTATCGGCATGCTGGGCCGCATCCTCCATGGCCTCACTGATGGCGATCCCCAGGCTTCCCAGAGAATCCGGATCCCTGGCCAGAATATCCTGGCCCGATTTGGTTTTCATGCTGGGGCTCGGGATCACCTCTGCACCCCAGACATGCATCATCGACCTTCGATAGGGCTTTTGCTGGTAGCTGACCTTGACCATGTACACCGTGCACTCGAGGCCGAAGTGGTTACAGGCAAAAGCAAGCGCGCTTCCCCATTGCCCCGCTCCGGTTTCCGTAGCCAGCCTCTTCACCCCGGCCTGCTTGTTATAATAGGCCTGAGCCACGGCAGTATTCGGCTTATGGCTTCCGGGAGGACTCACCCCTTCATTTTTATAGTAAATTTTCGCCGGTGTGTTCAACTTCTTCTCCAGGCCATAGGCCCTGACCAGAGGTGTCGGCCGCCAGAGGCGGTAAACATCAAGGACTTCCTCCGGGATTGGAATGGTTGACTTGCCGCTCACCTCCTGCTCGATCAGCGCATCGGGAAATACCGCCTGCAGGGCTTCCGGACCGATGGGCTCATGAGTGGCCGGATGCAGCGGCGGACTCAAAGGGGTAGGCAAGTCAGGCAGAACATTATACCATGTCGAGGGCATCTCCTTTTCGGAAAGCATTATCTTTCGATCTTGCATTTCTCCTTATCTCCTTTCCTCAATGGATTTCTTTTCCACTTTTGACACAGGATCAATCTTGACGTGAATCGAGCTTGATACGAATCGAATTCAGAAATTCCAGGTCATGCTGATTGATTTCAAAACGAAGCTCATGGTCAGCATCTTCAGGCAGACAAGATGCCGATGGGCTCTCATCCTCCTTTTGGTCCCGGTATAAACAGACTCCGACGGCCAAAGACAGGTCTACATGATATCCATGCTCCTTGATCCGCTGCAGCACATCCTGAACAGCATTCGACTGGATCAGATTATCACTGATGGCATCACCCAACTCACGGATCATGGCTTTCAACTTATCCTTGTTTTTGCCCATGGTTTCTTACCCCTCTTCTTCTCAAGTAAATGAACTCTCGAATAATTAGCCTGTCATCACACCTTCAGCATCTCGCTGACCATTTGCCGAACTTTCTGCCGGCATTCATCTTTCAGAACCTGAATGACCTGGCCCGTCTTTCGGATACGAATCTCTACTGAATTCTGCTTCAATGATTTACTGCCAATGGTTATTCGAAGAGGGATACCCAGTAAATCCGAATCCTTGAATTTGACTCCGGGTCGCTCCTCCCGGTCATCGATAATCACCTCAAGGCCGGCGGCCAGTAGTTCCTGATAAATTGCCTGTGCGGTTTCCCTGATATTTTTATCGGTGGTATCCGTCGGAAGCACCATGACCTGATACGGAGCAATCGGCATTGGCCAGATAATACCGTCCTGGTCATGGTTCTGCTCGATCGAAGCAGCCATGGTCCTGCCGACTCCTATGCCGTAGCAGCCCATGATGATAATCTGCTCTTCGCCATTCTGGTCAAGATAGGTGGCCTTCAATGCCTTGCTGTATTTGGTCCCCAGCTTGAAAATGTGGCCCACCTCGATACCCTGGCTGATTCGCAGCGGCCCCTGGCACCAAGGACAGGGGTCACCTTCCTGGACCACCCGTAAATCAAAGAAGTCCGGCCTGGGGCAGTCTCTCCCCCAGTTCACATTCGTGAAATGGGTGTCCTTCCGATTGGCCCCGGTCACAAAATTTTCCAGATTCCGTACCGAGTGATCAGCCATGATCCGAACGCCGGTCAATCCCACGGGTCCGGAGAAACCTGCACTCCCGCCGGTTATTGATTCGACCGTTTCCGGGGTGGCCATAACGATTTCAGCCGCACCGGTCAGATTTTTCAATTTTATTTCATTCAATTCCTGATCCCCCCGGATCAGGACGGCAATAACCTGCCCATCAGCCGCAACGAGCAGGGTTTTGACAATCTGCGAAGGAGCCACCTTCAGGAATGCGGCGACATCCTGGACTGACGAAAGATCAGGAGTCGATACCGGCTGCATCACCGGCCAGGCAGGGGAATTATGCACAGGCTCTTCAGCCGGCAGGGTAGAGGTGGCCTTTTCGACGTTCGAGGCATATTCACACCGGGTGCAACTGGCAATCCGGTCCTCGCCAGCTTCCGCCAGCACCATGAACTCATGGGAAAAACTCCCGCCAATGGCACCCGTATCAGCCTCAACAGCCCTGCATACCAGTCCGCAGCGGCGAAAGATATTCTGATACGTCTCTTTCATCTTCTGATAGCTGATATCCGCCCCGGCATTGTCACGGTCGAAACTGTAGGCATCCTTCATGATAAATTCCCGGCCCCTCATCAGTCCGAAGCGAGGGCGGATTTCATCACGGAATTTGGTCTGAATCTGATATAAATTCAGCGGCAATTGGCGGTAGGACCGTACCTCGCGCCGGACCAGGTCGGTGATGACCTCCTCATGGGTCGGCCCCAGACAGAATTCCCGGTTATGCCGGTCACGCAGCCGCATGAGCTCCGGCCCGTACAAAGACCAGCGCCCGCTCTCCTGCCAGAGCTCCGCAGAGCACAGCACCGGCAGGTGCACCTCCAGTGCTCCGGCACGGTTCATCTCCTCCCGGATGATTTCCTCGATTTTCTGAATAACCCGATATCCCAGCGGCAGATAGATATAAACGCCAGCCGCCAGCTTTCTGATCATGCCCGCCCGCAGCATCAACTGATGGCTGATGACCTCCGCCTCTGCCGGTAGTTCCTTGACCGTATTAATCAATGCCTCAGAGAATCGCACCTTCTTCCTCTCCTTCAGAATCAGAATGTTACCGAATCCTGGAATCTTGTTTTACAATTCACCCTGTAATAAGGGGTATCTCTGTTTTTTTGCTTCGCTCATGGTAGCAAAGAGCCCTTGCTTTTGCAAGCCCCAATACTTATGCGTGTATCTTCCCCAGGGTCTTTCCTTCGAGAACCTCAGTTATTTCCACCATAACCTGCCGGTTGATCAAGTCCTTGGCCTCATCGACCACTACCTTGATATAATTTCCGGTCAGGGCAATAAGTCCTCCGGTCTGCTCATCCTTCTGCCCCAGAACGAGAGCCGGAAGGGGAACATTCAGGAATTGCCGCCTGAAGTGAAAAAATTTCCTCCTGCTCAAAGCCCGCAAGGTGGTGCAGCGTTCCTTCTTGATGCGGCCATCGATCTGATGGGGCATCCGGCTGGCTTCCGTTCCCGGCCGCGGGGAAAAACTGAAAACGTGCAGGTACGCCAGGGGCAGAGCTTCGATAAACTGGAAGGTCCGCTGAAAGCTCTCCTCAGTCTCACCGGGAAAGCCGACTATGACATCCGCTCCAATGGCTGTCTCAGGCCTGCAGGAGACAATCTCTTCGATAAGCTCCCGGTAATGGGCGCTCAGATAAGGCCTTCGCATGGCTCGAAGAATCTCGTCGTCCCCGCTCTGGAGGGGAATATGCAAATGAGCACAGATTTGAGGCGACTGGGTCACCAGCCTTTTCAAGGCCGGAGTGAACTCCGTGGGCTCGATGGAGCTCAAGCGCACCCGGAAATGGCCGGACCGGGGACCAGGGCAGGCAAGCATGGCCTCAAGCAGGTCAGAGAGGGTGATCTTCTCCGCCATGTCCTGGCCGTAAGTGCCAAGGTGAACGCCGGTCAGAACCAGTTCCTGATAGCCGTTTTCAAGCAGCCGCCGAACCTGGGCAAGGACATCCTCAAAGCGGGCGCTCCGGTTCTTCCCGCGGGCAGCGGGCACGATGCAGTAACTGCACTGGTGGTCACACCCTTCCTGGATTTTCAAAAAGGCGCGGGTGTAGCCGGAAAAATAATTGATAACCTGGGGCTGAAATCGGGTCTTTTGGCCAAGCTCGCTTACCCGGACTTCCGAATGACCTTTTTGGGTTAGTGAGGTAAGATAGCGGATGAGATCGCCCTTTTCAGCATTGCCGAGAACCAGATCCACGCCGGGCATGGCGGCAAGCCGCTGCGGATTGACCTGCGCCGAGCATCCCGTGGCCACAATCAACGCCTCGGGATTGGTCTGCTGGGCCTGCCTGATCTTCATCCGGGAGTGATAATCTCCTTTATTGGTAACCGTGCAGGTATTGATAATATATACATCCGCCACACTCTCGAAAGGAACAATAGCATAGCCGCATTTTTCCAATTGCTCCTGCAGGAACATGGTTTCGTATTGGTTCAACTTACAG
Proteins encoded in this window:
- a CDS encoding rhomboid family intramembrane serine protease — translated: MIPLKDDIPSDSFPVVTVTIIGLNCVVFVYQLLLGAYGDRLIKILGIIPYELSHFTDLPPLAPVPLPFTIVTSMFLHGGLAHLLGNMLYLWIFGDNVEDAMGHVRFAVFYLLCGTAAAITQVMVSPSSTIPMIGASGAISGVLGAYLLLYPQARVMTLVFFGFLIETVRLPASLLLTFWIVVQFLSGAFSLTSHSISGGVAWFAHIGGFIMGMALIFLFRKRRRRLGIRKYFGRDEIRW
- the hisI gene encoding phosphoribosyl-AMP cyclohydrolase, producing MTNLVKELKFGPDGLIPAIIQDVNDKEILMLAYMNAESLQLTIETGITHFWSRSRNCLWKKGETSGHIQEVQEILYDCDADTLLIKVRQNGPACHTGYRTCFYRQYQGDDREPRIVSQKL
- a CDS encoding proline--tRNA ligase — its product is MRFSEALINTVKELPAEAEVISHQLMLRAGMIRKLAAGVYIYLPLGYRVIQKIEEIIREEMNRAGALEVHLPVLCSAELWQESGRWSLYGPELMRLRDRHNREFCLGPTHEEVITDLVRREVRSYRQLPLNLYQIQTKFRDEIRPRFGLMRGREFIMKDAYSFDRDNAGADISYQKMKETYQNIFRRCGLVCRAVEADTGAIGGSFSHEFMVLAEAGEDRIASCTRCEYASNVEKATSTLPAEEPVHNSPAWPVMQPVSTPDLSSVQDVAAFLKVAPSQIVKTLLVAADGQVIAVLIRGDQELNEIKLKNLTGAAEIVMATPETVESITGGSAGFSGPVGLTGVRIMADHSVRNLENFVTGANRKDTHFTNVNWGRDCPRPDFFDLRVVQEGDPCPWCQGPLRISQGIEVGHIFKLGTKYSKALKATYLDQNGEEQIIIMGCYGIGVGRTMAASIEQNHDQDGIIWPMPIAPYQVMVLPTDTTDKNIRETAQAIYQELLAAGLEVIIDDREERPGVKFKDSDLLGIPLRITIGSKSLKQNSVEIRIRKTGQVIQVLKDECRQKVRQMVSEMLKV
- a CDS encoding sigma-54 dependent transcriptional regulator, with protein sequence MPCAHILVIDDEGRIRSSLAGILTDEGYEVSLAEDGEAGLAKIQSDSPPDLILSDIWMPKIDGMELLHRVRETNPDIPVIMISGHGTIETAVRAIKMGAFDFIEKPLSLEKTVLIVKHALDQRRLEAENKNLRMRINKKYEIIGQSRALNELRKQVQIAAPTNGRVLIYGENGTGKELIAREIHEKSRRRDNPFIGVNCAAIPEDLIESELFGHEKGAFTGATARRQGKFELADSGTLFLDEVGDMSLKTQAKLLRVLEEEAVQRVGGGEPIKVDVRVIAASNKNLKDEIEQGNFREDLYYRLSVIPIKVPSLKERKEDIPHLVDHFLKEFCAENGRKLKKVTAEAMDLLCRYDWPGNVRELKNLIERLVIMVPGNIITALDIPISLREKNQPSLREAKQEFEKYLITQTLQANRGNISKSAKILKIDRSLLYQKLKMYGLEPKNEYPDSKPDSKNDYLDSQRKRYDEFS
- a CDS encoding TrpB-like pyridoxal phosphate-dependent enzyme, coding for MQDRKIMLSEKEMPSTWYNVLPDLPTPLSPPLHPATHEPIGPEALQAVFPDALIEQEVSGKSTIPIPEEVLDVYRLWRPTPLVRAYGLEKKLNTPAKIYYKNEGVSPPGSHKPNTAVAQAYYNKQAGVKRLATETGAGQWGSALAFACNHFGLECTVYMVKVSYQQKPYRRSMMHVWGAEVIPSPSMKTKSGQDILARDPDSLGSLGIAISEAMEDAAQHADTKYALGSVLNHVLLHQTIIGLETQQQFKKIGLEPDILIGCCGGGSNFAGLALPYVREKISGRNLRIIAVEPTACPSLTRGEFRYDFGDTAHLTPLLKMFTLGHTFVPPGIHAGGLRYHGASPIVSNLLHDGIIEAVGCKQTAIFESALTFARTEGIIPAPESAHAIRCVIDEAEKCRQSGEEKVIVFSLSGHGHFDLASYDSYLASQLQDYEYPEEKIRQALDELPVIDK
- the mtaB gene encoding tRNA (N(6)-L-threonylcarbamoyladenosine(37)-C(2))-methylthiotransferase MtaB: MTPKAALFTLGCKLNQYETMFLQEQLEKCGYAIVPFESVADVYIINTCTVTNKGDYHSRMKIRQAQQTNPEALIVATGCSAQVNPQRLAAMPGVDLVLGNAEKGDLIRYLTSLTQKGHSEVRVSELGQKTRFQPQVINYFSGYTRAFLKIQEGCDHQCSYCIVPAARGKNRSARFEDVLAQVRRLLENGYQELVLTGVHLGTYGQDMAEKITLSDLLEAMLACPGPRSGHFRVRLSSIEPTEFTPALKRLVTQSPQICAHLHIPLQSGDDEILRAMRRPYLSAHYRELIEEIVSCRPETAIGADVIVGFPGETEESFQRTFQFIEALPLAYLHVFSFSPRPGTEASRMPHQIDGRIKKERCTTLRALSRRKFFHFRRQFLNVPLPALVLGQKDEQTGGLIALTGNYIKVVVDEAKDLINRQVMVEITEVLEGKTLGKIHA
- a CDS encoding outer membrane protein assembly factor BamD codes for the protein MMNKFATAFRKWLILVALVLCCAGYWGCTKQERVRSDFELYQGGMNLFEKKKYLEARQDFQDIEVLYPESRYLSLARVGIANTYYEEGAYDEAVLEYQKILEFYPLGKLSDWAQYRIGMCHFLQMLPEDRDQEETQKACSAFETFLAQYPKSPLVAEAREKYRICKDRLGGNELYIARFYLKSKSYEVAIARLQEVLNSYPQFSRKDEVFYYLARAAEKSGKRELEKEAEKTLTGQYPDSPFTQRLLREQNDRKKIK
- a CDS encoding pitrilysin family protein, which encodes MKENLSLTCTKSVLNNGLRVITVEMPHLHSVEISLYVRAGTRFETAGNNGISHFLEHMLFRGTRNMPSSYQLHKRFESLGGDINAVTGVEDTCYWLSLHPRYFARGMALFSELFISPRFADMETEKQIILEEILNETNEKGEDIDIDNLSSRLLWPEGSLGFPTLGTKENVLGFTEEEVRTYFETHYTASNMVLCVAGKIKHEQVLTCAGKHFSELPKGREVQIPPQPSCQKAAQVLFKNNSGSQANVQVCFRAVSYNSPDYYAILLLQRIMDYGNSSRLQWNIRERQGLVYDISAGVSSFHDTGTFDIDFSVAPEKISRVVQEVLREVRKTATTMVSQEEFLRAKRRYILEFDFSLDNVAKMADRFGWNELYRQGESLESERKKIEQVTREQIRRVCREYFVNSGLNIVVVGQYAQEEEMRVNALAREFSP
- a CDS encoding HEPN domain-containing protein, producing the protein MHDPKDIAEAYLTESTVDIETARLTNINGLYSRTIHFSQECVEKITKACLALREIFTRDHKTSTLFVAVFRNEIDNIDEIQKAALILEKHGARTRFPLYQRGDLPLWVPSKVYGPDEAGDALKQGEFIYNTLKAFLEKEMRGGE